The Anopheles merus strain MAF chromosome 2L, AmerM5.1, whole genome shotgun sequence genome has a segment encoding these proteins:
- the LOC121592525 gene encoding probable serine/threonine-protein kinase kinX: MRQLLLICALACAVGGVLSASLTRVGRENEQAAEQVAVVPQAEDVKVAEPAELKRAEIPVAVEEEAAAPVEKTVEPVESERLAEPVADVAEPVAVVADAVADAAVPEAAVVQAVEEAVVAAEQQQAKLAVEEAVPAVAEQEPAAVESLRTVETVPEVAEPVVAVVENAAAPVEESVQVVEPVESLRSAAPVAEVAEPVAVVVAEEEKKPEVEVPAVPAVKTVAEVILDKAEEKVVAVEEPAAAKETEVAPVESLKSVEPVVEVAEPVAVVVPIAEVAEKEVAVEQVVPQLKSVLPVVAVEESVKVVPEVVVAEEKPAVAAVEQEVAPVESLRTVAVPEVAEAVEKVVPEVVAVVEPVEEKVVAPVESLRSVAPVVPVEEPAAVAVAAEEKVVEAVEEKVVAPVESLRQAAPVETVNEPVAVVLEEAKKEQVAAVAEPEAVVAPAVKAVVVPEVVENVEKQEAPVAVEEPAGVVKSVPIAEDLVPVKEVEAEPHQALRGNEVRQETGGSSTTRPNLLQQIIQPVQGFIQATPLGQVLNRPSNTPAAAPAAENGAEVAQDESAPAPTTGAPNLVQQLAQNVQNFFNPNAANANAEAESTTRPNIIQQVQNAVGSVFNRPATNSEQQQQQPNPIQNIVQGVQNFFRPSTAAPATQSEGTANAPADTPQDTPAA, encoded by the coding sequence ATGCGACAGCTATTGCTGATCTGTGCGCTGGCCTGTGCCGTCGGCGGTGTGCTAAGTGCTTCGTTGACGCGCGTCGGCCGCGAGAATGAGCAGGCGGCCGAGCAGGTCGCAGTGGTCCCGCAGGCCGAGGACGTGAAGGTGGCCGAGCCGGCCGAGCTGAAGCGCGCGGAGATTCCGGTCGCCGTCGAGGAGGAAGCCGCCGCTCCGGTAGAGAAGACGGTCGAGCCGGTCGAGTCCGAGCGGCTGGCCGAACCGGTGGCCGACGTGGCCGAACCGGTGGCCGTTGTTGCCGATGCCGTTGCCGATGCTGCCGTCCCGGAGGCTGCGGTCGTGCAGGCCGTCGAGGAGGCCGTGGTGGCCGccgaacagcagcaggcaaAGCTCGCCGTCGAGGAGGCCGTTCCGGCGGTCGCCGAGCAGGAACCGGCGGCCGTTGAGTCGCTGCGCACCGTTGAAACCGTGCCGGAGGTGGCCGAGCCCGTCGTGGCGGTGGTGGAGAACGCTGCCGCACCGGTCGAGGAGTCGGTGCAGGTCGTCGAGCCGGTTGAGTCGCTGCGCAGTGCCGCTCCGGTGGCGGAGGTGGCCGAGCCCGTCGCGGTCGTTGTTGCTGAGGAGGAAAAGAAGCCCGAAGTGGAGGTCCCCGCTGTGCCCGCCGTCAAGACCGTTGCTGAGGTGATCCTGGACAAGGCCGAGGAGAAGGTGGTTGCTGTTGAGGAGCCAGCGGCGGCAAAGGAAACGGAAGTGGCCCCGGTTGAGTCGCTCAAGTCGGTCGAGCCGGTGGTTGAGGTGGCCGAGCCGGTCGCTGTGGTGGTCCCGATCGCTGAGGTGGCCGAGAAGGAGGTGGCCGTGGAACAGGTGGTGCCGCAGCTCAAGTCCGTCCTGCCCGTCGTTGCGGTCGAAGAGTCGGTTAAGGTCGTCCCGGAGGTCGTCGTCGCCGAGGAGAAGCCGGCAGTGGCCGCCGTTGAGCAGGAAGTGGCCCCGGTCGAGTCGCTGCGCACCGTTGCCGTTCCGGAGGTTGCCGAGGCGGTCGAGAAGGTCGTCCCCGAGGTTGTTGCTGTGGTCGAGCCGGTGGAGGAGAAGGTTGTCGCTCCGGTTGAGTCGCTCCGTTCGGTCGCTCCGGTCGTCCCGGTGGAAGAGCCCGCCGCTGTCGCCGTTGCCGCCGAGGAAAAGGTTGTGGAAGCCGTCGAGGAGAAGGTCGTCGCTCCGGTTGAGTCGCTCCGCCAGGCTGCCCCCGTTGAGACTGTAAACGAGCCGGTCGCGGTCGTGCTGGAGGAAGCCAAGAAGGAGCAGGTTGCTGCCGTCGCCGAGCCGGAAGCCGTCGTTGCGCCCGCCGTCAAGGCCGTCGTCGTACCGGAAGTGGTGGAGAACGTGGAGAAGCAGGAAGCTCCGGTTGCGGTGGAGGAGCCGGCCGGCGTCGTCAAGTCCGTCCCGATCGCTGAGGATCTCGTGCCGGTGAAGGAGGTGGAGGCGGAGCCGCACCAGGCGCTGCGCGGTAACGAGGTGCGCCAGGAGACCGGCGGCAGCTCGACCACCCGCCCCAACCTGCTGCAGCAGATCATCCAGCCGGTGCAGGGCTTCATCCAGGCGACCCCGCTCGGCCAGGTGCTGAACCGCCCGTCCAACACGCCCGCCGCTGCCCCTGCCGCCGAGAACGGTGCCGAGGTGGCCCAGGATGAGTCGGCTCCGGCCCCGACGACTGGCGCTCCCAATCTGGTCCAGCAGCTCGCCCAGAACGTGCAGAACTTCTTCAACCCGAACGCGGCCAACGCCAACGCGGAGGCGGAGTCGACCACCCGTCCCAACATCATCCAGCAGGTGCAGAATGCGGTCGGCTCGGTGTTCAACCGACCGGCGACCAactcggagcagcagcagcagcagccgaaccCGATCCAGAACATCGTGCAGGGCGTGCAGAACTTCTTCCGGCCAAGCACGGCTGCCCCGGCCACCCAGTCCGAGGGTACGGCCAACGCTCCCGCCGATACGCCCCAGGACACGCCAGCCGCTTAa
- the LOC121592526 gene encoding uncharacterized protein LOC121592526 has translation METWLVIGISGVTNGGKTTLAKSLEAYFTAHLHKTFFKENLILNKVVALCQDDYFLPVDSPRHEMVKKLNHINWEILGSLDMDRMCQDIMQVLGQKFILYNCHQLRRARSDEDSEMGERVESMDEFNLFADHFLSNFLAKYDENGTGSRTTNLIKKSKNESYQSMNIKINVLLLEGFLLFNHSFTRDLCSIKFHIHLPYERCYARRMQRVYDPPDVVGYFEMCVWPLYEKHYREFKGRKDIYVLNGEIAPDSIFNYVLNSIKDLL, from the coding sequence ATGGAGACGTGGCTCGTCATCGGCATATCCGGGGTGACGAACGGCGGCAAGACGACGCTGGCCAAATCGCTCGAAGCATACTTTACCGCCCACCTGCACAAAACCTTCTTCAAGGAAAATCTCATCCTCAACAAGGTGGTTGCGCTGTGCCAGGACGATTACTTCCTGCCGGTGGACAGCCCCCGGCACGAGATGGTGAAGAAGCTCAATCACATCAACTGGGAGATTCTCGGCTCGCTCGATATGGACCGCATGTGCCAGGACATTATGCAGGTGCTGGGGCAAAAGTTCATCCTGTACAACTGCCACCAGCTGCGGCGCGCTCGGAGCGACGAGGACAGCGAGATGGGCGAGCGGGTCGAATCGATGGACGAGTTCAATCTGTTTGCCGACCACTTCCTGAGCAACTTTCTGGCAAAGTACGATGAAAACGGGACCGGCAGCAGGACGACGAATTTGATCAAAAAGTCCAAAAACGAATCGTACCAAAGCATGAACATTAAGAtcaacgtgctgctgctggagggcTTTCTGCTGTTCAATCACTCGTTTACGCGCGATCTGTGCAGCATCAAGTTTCACATCCATCTGCCGTACGAGCGGTGCTACGCCCGGCGGATGCAGCGCGTGTACGATCCGCCGGACGTGGTCGGCTACTTCGAGATGTGCGTGTGGCCACTGTACGAGAAGCACTATCGGGAGTTTAAGGGCCGGAAGGACATCTACGTGCTGAATGGGGAGATAGCGCCGGACAGCATTTTCAACTATGTGTTAAATAGCATCAAAGACTTACTGTAG
- the LOC121593939 gene encoding atrophin-1-like isoform X2 — MRSLWLFLLVAAPLVLAEDKLKKPNPAVAPAVASTSKIADSVASPSVTEYKKTLIRKPKRSNGEIPLLIIRPVDKRRKIYFKEPTVKIASGGVATYGTYPELHTNDGEMFTLEHMLPILSLEGMLKGFSKHGPNHFVPSPQFKPSDIHHLVAPQKTKEEYHHQLAPLKPSQLLSISHKPAEAVPAQTLPSPPPPNYVPADKPAFVKPEQLPASFNFKVQEEVGHYKVNAIPLSKPPAASEPHHHQHHHPAHQQHHHFGQPTAGGATSYVGSQQGKSPQPPQSQPLYIHAAPPATDHHASSGSKWQEVVPKKSPQVSVSTNFYHPKTIVTEQEQSQHTKAYAQAQQAVAAPPSQQQPTVQTHLSYYFPKEESAPQSAPVAHHQHGQQSATSYSNVQASGSAPPGDHLADTPAEKPIHKTYSSHIKQKYQKQHHQQPHVFIQKYFEFPSKPGTHQKNVVSEFHGSHGNETSDHQHLPEPQAYAAPQYLPLPQPQALHQPQHTVNGGPGAQTLHLQLHHPVHHPVHHPMHHGGPAQSYWKFGRRNQDTTQAVKPVVEHTNEPDHHDSQHAGSVLRPVKHTTVTIGTSTESAPSTGKDTKDGQPQAQDRIDQGAPSTNGTASASTSAPTRTPKQIQHGCERRCIRNTVAQAYEPVCGTDGVTYSNRGKLRCARTCGNDDLEIRSYGECSTTSRNA; from the exons aTGCGATCCTTGTGGTTGTTTCTACTGGTGGCAG CGCCACTGGTACTGGCCGAGGATAAGCTTAAAAAGCCCAACCCCGCCGTTGCGCCAGCGGTGGCCTCCACGTCCAAGATCGCCGACAGCGTTGCCAGCCCCAGCGTGACCGAGTACAAAAAGACGCTCATCCGCAAGCCGAAGCGTTCGAACGGTGAGATTCCGCTGCTGATCATCCGTCCGGTGGACAAACGGCGCAAGATCTACTTCAAGGAGCCGACGGTGAAGATCGCTTCCGGCGGTGTGGCCACGTATGGCACCTATCCTG AGCTTCATACGAACGACGGTGAGATGTTTACGCTCGAGCACATGCTGCCGATCCTCAGCCTGGAGGGCATGCTGAAAGGGTTCTCCAAGCACGGTCCGAACCACTTCGTACCCTCGCCACAGTTCAAACCGTCCGACATCCATCACCTGGTGGCGCCCCAGAAGACGAAGGAAGAGTATCACCATCAGCTCGCGCCGCTAAAACCAAGCCAGCTGCTGTCCATCTCGCACAAACCGGCTGAGGCCGTGCCGGCCCAGACGCTACCATCGCCGCCGCCCCCGAACTACGTACCGGCC GACAAGCCGGCGTTCGTCAAGCCCGAGCAGCTGCCCGCCAGCTTCAACTTCAAGGTGCAGGAGGAGGTCGGCCACTACAAGGTGAACGCGATCCCGCTGTCGAAGCCGCCGGCGGCGTCCGAGccgcaccaccatcagcaccaccatccggcccatcagcagcaccatcactTCGGGCAGCCGACCGCCGGGGGCGCCACCAGCTACGTCGGCAGCCAGCAGGGTAAGTCGCCCCAGCCGCCCCAATCGCAACCGCTCTACATCCATGCAGCGCCACCGGCCACCGACCACCACGCGTCCAGTGGCAGCAAGTGGCAGGAGGTCGTCCCGAAGAAGTCCCCGCAGGTGTCCGTGTCCACCAACTTTTACCATCCGAAAACGATCGTCACCGAGCAGGAGCAGTCGCAGCACACGAAGGCGTACGCGCAGGCCCAGCAAGCGGTTGCAGCCCCGCCGTCCCAACAACAGCCAACCGTGCAGACGCATCTGAGCTACTACTTCCCGAAGGAAGAGTCGGCACCGCAGTCGGCCCCGGTCGCCCACCACCAGCACGGCCAGCAGTCGGCGACGTCGTACAGCAATGTGCAGGCGAGCGGTAGTGCACCGCCCGGCGACCATCTTGCCGACACGCCCGCCGAAAAGCCAATCCACAAGACGTACAGCTCGCACATTAAGCAGAAGTACCAGaagcagcaccatcagcagccgCACGTCTTCATCCAGAAGTACTTCGAGTTCCCGTCCAAGCCCGGTACGCACCAGAAGAACGTCGTGAGCGAGTTCCACGGTTCGCACGGTAACGAGACGTCCGACCATCAGCATCTGCCCGAGCCGCAGGCCTACGCCGCGCCCCAGTATCTGCCACTGCCCCAGCCGCAGGCCCTTCATCAGCCACAGCACACGGTCAATGGTGGTCCGGGGGCCCAAACGCTTCACCTGCAGCTGCACCACCCTGTACATCATCCGGTGCACCATCCGATGCATCACGGTGGACCTGCTCAAAGCTACTGGAAGTTTGGGCGTCGCAACCAGGACACGACCCAGGCAGTCAAACCAGTGGTAGAGCACACGAACGAGCCGGACCATCACGATAGCCAGCATGCCGGTTCGGTTCTGCGCCCGGTCAAGCACACGACAGTGACCATCGGAACAAGCACAGAGTCGGCCCCATCCACCGGCAAGGACACCAAGGACGGACAGCCCCAGGCTCAGGATCGTATCGATCAGGGTGCGCCGTCGACCAATGGGACTGCCAGTGCGTCCACCAGTGCACCGACCCGAACGCCCAAGCAGATCCAGCACGGCTGCGAACGGCGCTGCATTCGCAACACGGTCGCCCAGGCGTACGAGCCCGTGTGCGGCACGGACGGTGTGACCTACTCGAACCGGGGCAAGCTGCGCTGTGCCCGAACGTGCGGTAATGACG ATCTCGAGATACGATCGTACGGCGAATGTTCCACGACCTCGCGGAACGCATAA
- the LOC121593939 gene encoding uncharacterized protein LOC121593939 isoform X1, producing the protein MRSLWLFLLVAAPLVLAEDKLKKPNPAVAPAVASTSKIADSVASPSVTEYKKTLIRKPKRSNGEIPLLIIRPVDKRRKIYFKEPTVKIASGGVATYGTYPELHTNDGEMFTLEHMLPILSLEGMLKGFSKHGPNHFVPSPQFKPSDIHHLVAPQKTKEEYHHQLAPLKPSQLLSISHKPAEAVPAQTLPSPPPPNYVPAVNSEDQLLKLGQPQPSFSPLVQDKPAFVKPEQLPASFNFKVQEEVGHYKVNAIPLSKPPAASEPHHHQHHHPAHQQHHHFGQPTAGGATSYVGSQQGKSPQPPQSQPLYIHAAPPATDHHASSGSKWQEVVPKKSPQVSVSTNFYHPKTIVTEQEQSQHTKAYAQAQQAVAAPPSQQQPTVQTHLSYYFPKEESAPQSAPVAHHQHGQQSATSYSNVQASGSAPPGDHLADTPAEKPIHKTYSSHIKQKYQKQHHQQPHVFIQKYFEFPSKPGTHQKNVVSEFHGSHGNETSDHQHLPEPQAYAAPQYLPLPQPQALHQPQHTVNGGPGAQTLHLQLHHPVHHPVHHPMHHGGPAQSYWKFGRRNQDTTQAVKPVVEHTNEPDHHDSQHAGSVLRPVKHTTVTIGTSTESAPSTGKDTKDGQPQAQDRIDQGAPSTNGTASASTSAPTRTPKQIQHGCERRCIRNTVAQAYEPVCGTDGVTYSNRGKLRCARTCGNDDLEIRSYGECSTTSRNA; encoded by the exons aTGCGATCCTTGTGGTTGTTTCTACTGGTGGCAG CGCCACTGGTACTGGCCGAGGATAAGCTTAAAAAGCCCAACCCCGCCGTTGCGCCAGCGGTGGCCTCCACGTCCAAGATCGCCGACAGCGTTGCCAGCCCCAGCGTGACCGAGTACAAAAAGACGCTCATCCGCAAGCCGAAGCGTTCGAACGGTGAGATTCCGCTGCTGATCATCCGTCCGGTGGACAAACGGCGCAAGATCTACTTCAAGGAGCCGACGGTGAAGATCGCTTCCGGCGGTGTGGCCACGTATGGCACCTATCCTG AGCTTCATACGAACGACGGTGAGATGTTTACGCTCGAGCACATGCTGCCGATCCTCAGCCTGGAGGGCATGCTGAAAGGGTTCTCCAAGCACGGTCCGAACCACTTCGTACCCTCGCCACAGTTCAAACCGTCCGACATCCATCACCTGGTGGCGCCCCAGAAGACGAAGGAAGAGTATCACCATCAGCTCGCGCCGCTAAAACCAAGCCAGCTGCTGTCCATCTCGCACAAACCGGCTGAGGCCGTGCCGGCCCAGACGCTACCATCGCCGCCGCCCCCGAACTACGTACCGGCCGTAAATTCTGAAGATCAGCTACTGAAACTTGGTCAACCACAGCCTTCCTTTTCGCCCCTGGTACAGGACAAGCCGGCGTTCGTCAAGCCCGAGCAGCTGCCCGCCAGCTTCAACTTCAAGGTGCAGGAGGAGGTCGGCCACTACAAGGTGAACGCGATCCCGCTGTCGAAGCCGCCGGCGGCGTCCGAGccgcaccaccatcagcaccaccatccggcccatcagcagcaccatcactTCGGGCAGCCGACCGCCGGGGGCGCCACCAGCTACGTCGGCAGCCAGCAGGGTAAGTCGCCCCAGCCGCCCCAATCGCAACCGCTCTACATCCATGCAGCGCCACCGGCCACCGACCACCACGCGTCCAGTGGCAGCAAGTGGCAGGAGGTCGTCCCGAAGAAGTCCCCGCAGGTGTCCGTGTCCACCAACTTTTACCATCCGAAAACGATCGTCACCGAGCAGGAGCAGTCGCAGCACACGAAGGCGTACGCGCAGGCCCAGCAAGCGGTTGCAGCCCCGCCGTCCCAACAACAGCCAACCGTGCAGACGCATCTGAGCTACTACTTCCCGAAGGAAGAGTCGGCACCGCAGTCGGCCCCGGTCGCCCACCACCAGCACGGCCAGCAGTCGGCGACGTCGTACAGCAATGTGCAGGCGAGCGGTAGTGCACCGCCCGGCGACCATCTTGCCGACACGCCCGCCGAAAAGCCAATCCACAAGACGTACAGCTCGCACATTAAGCAGAAGTACCAGaagcagcaccatcagcagccgCACGTCTTCATCCAGAAGTACTTCGAGTTCCCGTCCAAGCCCGGTACGCACCAGAAGAACGTCGTGAGCGAGTTCCACGGTTCGCACGGTAACGAGACGTCCGACCATCAGCATCTGCCCGAGCCGCAGGCCTACGCCGCGCCCCAGTATCTGCCACTGCCCCAGCCGCAGGCCCTTCATCAGCCACAGCACACGGTCAATGGTGGTCCGGGGGCCCAAACGCTTCACCTGCAGCTGCACCACCCTGTACATCATCCGGTGCACCATCCGATGCATCACGGTGGACCTGCTCAAAGCTACTGGAAGTTTGGGCGTCGCAACCAGGACACGACCCAGGCAGTCAAACCAGTGGTAGAGCACACGAACGAGCCGGACCATCACGATAGCCAGCATGCCGGTTCGGTTCTGCGCCCGGTCAAGCACACGACAGTGACCATCGGAACAAGCACAGAGTCGGCCCCATCCACCGGCAAGGACACCAAGGACGGACAGCCCCAGGCTCAGGATCGTATCGATCAGGGTGCGCCGTCGACCAATGGGACTGCCAGTGCGTCCACCAGTGCACCGACCCGAACGCCCAAGCAGATCCAGCACGGCTGCGAACGGCGCTGCATTCGCAACACGGTCGCCCAGGCGTACGAGCCCGTGTGCGGCACGGACGGTGTGACCTACTCGAACCGGGGCAAGCTGCGCTGTGCCCGAACGTGCGGTAATGACG ATCTCGAGATACGATCGTACGGCGAATGTTCCACGACCTCGCGGAACGCATAA
- the LOC121593939 gene encoding uncharacterized protein LOC121593939 isoform X3 yields the protein MRSLWLFLLVAAPLVLAEDKLKKPNPAVAPAVASTSKIADSVASPSVTEYKKTLIRKPKRSNGEIPLLIIRPVDKRRKIYFKEPTVKIASGGVATYGTYPELHTNDGEMFTLEHMLPILSLEGMLKGFSKHGPNHFVPSPQFKPSDIHHLVAPQKTKEEYHHQLAPLKPSQLLSISHKPAEAVPAQTLPSPPPPNYDKPAFVKPEQLPASFNFKVQEEVGHYKVNAIPLSKPPAASEPHHHQHHHPAHQQHHHFGQPTAGGATSYVGSQQGKSPQPPQSQPLYIHAAPPATDHHASSGSKWQEVVPKKSPQVSVSTNFYHPKTIVTEQEQSQHTKAYAQAQQAVAAPPSQQQPTVQTHLSYYFPKEESAPQSAPVAHHQHGQQSATSYSNVQASGSAPPGDHLADTPAEKPIHKTYSSHIKQKYQKQHHQQPHVFIQKYFEFPSKPGTHQKNVVSEFHGSHGNETSDHQHLPEPQAYAAPQYLPLPQPQALHQPQHTVNGGPGAQTLHLQLHHPVHHPVHHPMHHGGPAQSYWKFGRRNQDTTQAVKPVVEHTNEPDHHDSQHAGSVLRPVKHTTVTIGTSTESAPSTGKDTKDGQPQAQDRIDQGAPSTNGTASASTSAPTRTPKQIQHGCERRCIRNTVAQAYEPVCGTDGVTYSNRGKLRCARTCGNDDLEIRSYGECSTTSRNA from the exons aTGCGATCCTTGTGGTTGTTTCTACTGGTGGCAG CGCCACTGGTACTGGCCGAGGATAAGCTTAAAAAGCCCAACCCCGCCGTTGCGCCAGCGGTGGCCTCCACGTCCAAGATCGCCGACAGCGTTGCCAGCCCCAGCGTGACCGAGTACAAAAAGACGCTCATCCGCAAGCCGAAGCGTTCGAACGGTGAGATTCCGCTGCTGATCATCCGTCCGGTGGACAAACGGCGCAAGATCTACTTCAAGGAGCCGACGGTGAAGATCGCTTCCGGCGGTGTGGCCACGTATGGCACCTATCCTG AGCTTCATACGAACGACGGTGAGATGTTTACGCTCGAGCACATGCTGCCGATCCTCAGCCTGGAGGGCATGCTGAAAGGGTTCTCCAAGCACGGTCCGAACCACTTCGTACCCTCGCCACAGTTCAAACCGTCCGACATCCATCACCTGGTGGCGCCCCAGAAGACGAAGGAAGAGTATCACCATCAGCTCGCGCCGCTAAAACCAAGCCAGCTGCTGTCCATCTCGCACAAACCGGCTGAGGCCGTGCCGGCCCAGACGCTACCATCGCCGCCGCCCCCGAACTAC GACAAGCCGGCGTTCGTCAAGCCCGAGCAGCTGCCCGCCAGCTTCAACTTCAAGGTGCAGGAGGAGGTCGGCCACTACAAGGTGAACGCGATCCCGCTGTCGAAGCCGCCGGCGGCGTCCGAGccgcaccaccatcagcaccaccatccggcccatcagcagcaccatcactTCGGGCAGCCGACCGCCGGGGGCGCCACCAGCTACGTCGGCAGCCAGCAGGGTAAGTCGCCCCAGCCGCCCCAATCGCAACCGCTCTACATCCATGCAGCGCCACCGGCCACCGACCACCACGCGTCCAGTGGCAGCAAGTGGCAGGAGGTCGTCCCGAAGAAGTCCCCGCAGGTGTCCGTGTCCACCAACTTTTACCATCCGAAAACGATCGTCACCGAGCAGGAGCAGTCGCAGCACACGAAGGCGTACGCGCAGGCCCAGCAAGCGGTTGCAGCCCCGCCGTCCCAACAACAGCCAACCGTGCAGACGCATCTGAGCTACTACTTCCCGAAGGAAGAGTCGGCACCGCAGTCGGCCCCGGTCGCCCACCACCAGCACGGCCAGCAGTCGGCGACGTCGTACAGCAATGTGCAGGCGAGCGGTAGTGCACCGCCCGGCGACCATCTTGCCGACACGCCCGCCGAAAAGCCAATCCACAAGACGTACAGCTCGCACATTAAGCAGAAGTACCAGaagcagcaccatcagcagccgCACGTCTTCATCCAGAAGTACTTCGAGTTCCCGTCCAAGCCCGGTACGCACCAGAAGAACGTCGTGAGCGAGTTCCACGGTTCGCACGGTAACGAGACGTCCGACCATCAGCATCTGCCCGAGCCGCAGGCCTACGCCGCGCCCCAGTATCTGCCACTGCCCCAGCCGCAGGCCCTTCATCAGCCACAGCACACGGTCAATGGTGGTCCGGGGGCCCAAACGCTTCACCTGCAGCTGCACCACCCTGTACATCATCCGGTGCACCATCCGATGCATCACGGTGGACCTGCTCAAAGCTACTGGAAGTTTGGGCGTCGCAACCAGGACACGACCCAGGCAGTCAAACCAGTGGTAGAGCACACGAACGAGCCGGACCATCACGATAGCCAGCATGCCGGTTCGGTTCTGCGCCCGGTCAAGCACACGACAGTGACCATCGGAACAAGCACAGAGTCGGCCCCATCCACCGGCAAGGACACCAAGGACGGACAGCCCCAGGCTCAGGATCGTATCGATCAGGGTGCGCCGTCGACCAATGGGACTGCCAGTGCGTCCACCAGTGCACCGACCCGAACGCCCAAGCAGATCCAGCACGGCTGCGAACGGCGCTGCATTCGCAACACGGTCGCCCAGGCGTACGAGCCCGTGTGCGGCACGGACGGTGTGACCTACTCGAACCGGGGCAAGCTGCGCTGTGCCCGAACGTGCGGTAATGACG ATCTCGAGATACGATCGTACGGCGAATGTTCCACGACCTCGCGGAACGCATAA